The Polaribacter sp. KT25b genome contains the following window.
GTATTTACAAAAGTTAAATCTCCTATAACTTTTATACCTTCTCTAGAGTAAAGTTTTAAATTTTTTAAGTCAAAAATATTAATAGTTCCATCAAAATTTCCACTAAAATCTAGAATGTCATTTCCGCTTAATTCATTATAAAAATTCTTAACATCTTGAATTGCAACTTTACTTTCATTAAATTTTGCTTTAATTTTTACCTTATCATTAAAGTTTACTAAATCTTTTCGATCGTAATTAAAATCAATATCAGCTTTAATACTTGTATTTTTAGTTTCTAAAGTAGTTTTTCTAAAATGCATTGCAGTTCTAGAATAAGAAAAATCTGTTGTTAAATTACTTACTTCTAAACCATTTTTATCAACAAAATATAAACCTCTAATATTTGATGAAAAATCTGGACCAACTATAGATAATTTTTGTAGATTTCCACCAACATTTTTAACGGCATAACTTATAGAATCTAAATTATTGGCATTAATTAATGTAAAATTTAAATCATTTACATATACATTAGATGTTCTTAAAATAAACGGATTTAGAGAATCTGATGGTTTACCGCTATCAAAAGCATCAATAAAAATAGACATATTATCACTTTCTTCTCCTTTGTAGGTTTTCATAATAAAATCTACACCATCTAAAGAAACATTTTTTAAATTAACCTCATTATCTAAAATTCTTTTAGCATTTAAAATTGATGTAGTTACATTTTTAGCAAAAATTAAAGTGTCTTTATGATGATCTCTAATTTGAACGCCTTTTAATTTTACACTTCCTAAAAGAGAAAAATCGACTTTTTCAATACTTAAGTTCGTACCAAAATCTTCGTTAATTGTATTTGTTACATAACTACCTAATTTAGTTTGCAAAGCAGGTATAGAAAGCAACATACTTATCAACAGTAAAAAGAGCACAAAGTACCCAAACCATTTTACTATTTTTTTTCCTACTTTTTTGATGGTATTTGTATTTAAAGTTGCTATAAAGCCTTGTTAATTTTAATCAAAAATGTTGCCATTCATTACAAAGAACGTGCAAATTTAGCAAAGAATTAAATATCTATTCTTAAAAAAATAAGGCATCCTTAAAATTATCCTTAATTTTGCTAAAATTTAACTTTCTTTTAATGAATAAACCTGTTTATATTTTAGGAATTGAATCTTCTTGTGATGATACAAGCGCTTCTGTTATTTGCAATGCAAAAGTATTAAGTAACGTTGTAGCAAACCAAGAGGTACACTCTAAATATGGCGGAGTTGTGCCAGAATTAGCATCGAGAGCCCATCAACAAAATATTGTACCAGTTGTGCAACAAGCTTTAGAACAAGCAAACATTACTAAAAAACAATTATCTGCAATAGCATTTACAAAAGGTCCTGGTTTAATGGGTTCTTTATTGGTTGGCACTTCTTTTGCAAAATCGTTGGCGTTGGGTTTACAAATTCCGTTAATTGATGTAAACCACATGCAAGCACATATTTTAGCACATTTTATTGATGATGACAAAAGTAAAAATCCAACATTTCCTTTTATTTGTTTAACCATAAGTGGCGGGCATACACAAATTGTAAAAGTTTCTAATTATTTTGATATGGAAATTTTAGGCGAAACTATTGATGATGCAGTTGGTGAAGCTTATGATAAATCTGCTAAAATTTTAGGTTTACCCTATCCTGGTGGTCCTTTAATTGATAAATATGCACAATTAGGAAATGAAAAAGCGTTTAAATTTACCAAACCAAAAGTAGGCGATTTAGAGTTTAGTTTTAGCGGATTAAAAACAGGAATTTTATATTTTATTCAGAAACAAGTAAGAATAAACCCAAACTTTATTCAAGAAAACTTAAATGATATTTGTGCGTCAATTCAATTTACAATCGCAGAAATTTTGATGGACAAATTAAAAAAAGCGGTAAATTTAACTGACATTAAACAAATTGCAATTGCGGGCGGAGTTTCTGCAAATTCAGAAATAAGAAAAAGATTACAATTGGCAGAAAAACATTTTGGTTGGACAACTTATGTTCCTAAATTTGAATATACAACAGATAACGCCGCAATGATTGCTATTTCTGGATATTTAAAATATTTAAATAATAATTATGCCGATGTTTCTGTAACTGCAAAAGCACGTTTAAAAGTTACAGAATAAACATATTTAGCTTTTATCACAAATAATTTTGTTAAAAATTGAATCAAATATAAACTATCAAAAAGATTTTAATTCAGTGAAATATTTTAAAAACAGATTATTATTTAACGTTTATTACTTTCTCTTTTGGATTGTCTATTTCATTTTTGCTCGTATATTTTTTCTTGCATATTATTTTGATAAAACACAAGAACTTGATACGAATACCATTCTAAAAACATTTTTATATGGCATACAATTAGATATTTCATTTTCTGCTTATCTTTCTTTTATTCCTTTTTTACTGATTATTTTTTCAACTTTTATCAACCCAAAAATCATTATAAAATTTATAAAATATTATACAATTACTGTACTTATTTTTATCAATTTAATGCTAATGATTGACGCTGGTTTGTATCAAGCTTGGGGAGTTCGCTTAGATACTTCGCTGTTACCTTATCTTAATACACCACAATTAATGATTTCATCAGCGTCTACACTGCAGTTGGTTTTAGGAGTCTTAGCTTGGTGTATTATTACATATGTTTTTATAAAAATTTACAACAAAATACATCAGAAAAATAATGAAAAACTCAATTTTGGAAGTTGGTTAGAAATCCCAGTATTTTTATTGATTACAGCCGCTTTAATAATTCCCGTAAGAGGTGGTTTTCAAACAATACCAGTAAATCAGAGTAATGTTTATTTTTCTGATAACATGTATGCAAATCATGCATCTGTTAATTTTATTTGGAACTTTTTTAACACACTAACTCATGAAACTAATGGTAAAAATCCTTACAAATATTTTGATGATGAAACGGCTATAAAAATCATTAACAAAGCAAAAAACAAACTTTTACTTGCCGATACAGATTCAATTTTAAATACTTCGAGACCTAATGTTATTTTAATTCTTTGGGAAAGTCTAACTGCAAAAGTTGTAGGTTCTTTAGAAGGTGAACCAACGGTAACGCCTAATTTAAACAAACTGTCTAAAGAAGGTCTTTTATTTA
Protein-coding sequences here:
- the tsaD gene encoding tRNA (adenosine(37)-N6)-threonylcarbamoyltransferase complex transferase subunit TsaD, with protein sequence MNKPVYILGIESSCDDTSASVICNAKVLSNVVANQEVHSKYGGVVPELASRAHQQNIVPVVQQALEQANITKKQLSAIAFTKGPGLMGSLLVGTSFAKSLALGLQIPLIDVNHMQAHILAHFIDDDKSKNPTFPFICLTISGGHTQIVKVSNYFDMEILGETIDDAVGEAYDKSAKILGLPYPGGPLIDKYAQLGNEKAFKFTKPKVGDLEFSFSGLKTGILYFIQKQVRINPNFIQENLNDICASIQFTIAEILMDKLKKAVNLTDIKQIAIAGGVSANSEIRKRLQLAEKHFGWTTYVPKFEYTTDNAAMIAISGYLKYLNNNYADVSVTAKARLKVTE